Proteins encoded by one window of Streptomyces sp. ALI-76-A:
- a CDS encoding histidine triad nucleotide-binding protein yields MAGEPQDDCLFCKIVAGQIPATIVRETDTTVAFRDINPQAPTHVLVIPKAHYENAAALAAEPALAADVLRETQAVADDEKLDSYRIIFNTGSGAGQTVWHAHAHVLGGRGLQWPPG; encoded by the coding sequence ATGGCAGGGGAACCCCAGGACGACTGCCTGTTCTGCAAGATCGTCGCGGGCCAGATCCCGGCGACGATCGTCCGCGAGACCGACACCACCGTCGCGTTCCGGGACATCAACCCCCAGGCGCCCACCCATGTCCTGGTGATCCCCAAGGCGCACTACGAGAACGCCGCCGCGCTCGCCGCCGAACCGGCCCTCGCCGCCGACGTCCTGCGCGAGACCCAGGCCGTCGCCGACGACGAGAAGCTGGACAGCTACCGCATCATCTTCAACACCGGCAGTGGCGCCGGGCAGACCGTCTGGCACGCCCACGCGCACGTCCTCGGCGGCCGTGGCCTGCAGTGGCCCCCCGGGTAG
- a CDS encoding ribonuclease Z, with the protein MSVRELVVLGTASQVPTRHRNHNGYLLRWDGEGILFDPGEGTQRQMLRAGVAAHDLNRICVTHFHGDHSLGLAGVIQRINLDRVPHQVTAHYPKSGQRFFDRLRYATAYRETVRLVEAPVSADGVIADPGGYTLDARKLSHPVESYGYRLTEPDGRRMLPDRLAAHGITGPDVGRLQREGVLGGVRLDDVSETRTGQRFAFVMDTRLCDGVYALAEGCDLLVIESTFLDEDEELAVEHGHLTAGQAARVARDAGVRHLVLTHFSQRYPQPEEFERQARAAGFDGELTVAQDLLRVPVPKRR; encoded by the coding sequence GTGTCCGTACGTGAGTTGGTCGTCCTCGGTACCGCCAGCCAGGTCCCCACGCGGCACCGCAACCACAACGGCTACCTGCTGCGCTGGGACGGCGAGGGCATCCTCTTCGATCCCGGCGAGGGCACCCAGCGGCAGATGCTGCGCGCCGGGGTCGCCGCGCACGACCTGAACCGGATCTGCGTCACGCACTTCCACGGCGACCACTCGCTCGGCCTCGCCGGGGTCATCCAGCGCATCAACCTGGACCGGGTCCCGCACCAGGTCACCGCGCACTACCCGAAGTCCGGGCAGCGCTTCTTCGACCGGTTGCGGTACGCCACCGCCTACCGGGAGACGGTCCGGCTCGTGGAGGCGCCGGTGAGCGCGGACGGGGTGATCGCAGACCCGGGCGGTTACACCCTCGACGCGCGCAAGCTGTCCCACCCCGTCGAGTCCTACGGCTACCGCCTCACCGAGCCCGACGGCCGCCGCATGCTGCCCGACCGGCTCGCCGCACACGGCATCACGGGCCCGGACGTCGGCCGGCTCCAACGGGAGGGCGTCCTCGGCGGCGTCCGCCTCGACGACGTCAGCGAGACGCGCACCGGGCAGCGGTTCGCGTTCGTCATGGACACCCGGCTGTGCGACGGCGTGTACGCGCTGGCCGAGGGCTGCGACCTCCTCGTCATCGAGTCGACCTTCCTCGACGAGGACGAGGAACTGGCCGTGGAGCACGGGCACCTGACGGCCGGTCAGGCGGCGCGGGTGGCGCGGGACGCCGGCGTACGGCATCTCGTGCTCACCCACTTCAGCCAGCGCTACCCGCAACCGGAGGAGTTCGAGCGGCAGGCGCGGGCCGCGGGCTTCGACGGGGAGCTGACCGTCGCGCAGGACCTGCTGAGAGTCCCGGTTCCGAAACGACGGTGA
- a CDS encoding adenosine deaminase: MSLPKAELHLHIEGTLEPELAFELAARNGVELPYADTDALREAYRFADLQSFLNLYYELMAVLRTERDFEDLAGAYLARAAAQGVRHAEIFFDPQAHLARGVGMGTVVEGLWRALGTSESVHGVSTRLILCFLRDESAESALETLEAARPYLDRIVGIGLDSAEVGHPPAKFREVYEAAAALGLRRVAHAGEEGPPEYITEALDVLGVERIDHGLRCMEDPALVERLVRDRIPLTLCPLSNVRLRTVDVLADHPLPAMLEAGLLCTVNSDDPAYFGGYAGDNFDAVRQALGLGEERLRELARNSFVASFLEDDEERRARYLAEVEAYAFG, encoded by the coding sequence ATGTCCCTCCCCAAAGCTGAACTGCACCTCCATATCGAAGGCACCCTGGAGCCGGAGCTGGCCTTCGAACTGGCCGCCCGCAACGGCGTCGAGCTGCCGTACGCCGACACCGACGCACTGCGTGAGGCGTACCGGTTCGCGGACCTCCAGTCCTTCCTGAACCTGTACTACGAGCTGATGGCCGTGCTCCGGACCGAGCGGGACTTCGAGGACCTCGCCGGCGCCTACCTCGCCCGGGCCGCGGCGCAGGGCGTACGGCACGCGGAGATCTTCTTCGACCCGCAGGCCCACCTCGCGCGCGGCGTCGGCATGGGGACCGTCGTCGAGGGGCTGTGGCGGGCGCTGGGGACCAGCGAGTCCGTGCACGGCGTCTCCACCCGGCTCATCCTGTGCTTCCTGCGGGACGAGTCCGCCGAGTCGGCGCTGGAGACGCTGGAGGCCGCCAGGCCGTACCTCGACCGGATCGTCGGCATCGGACTCGACTCCGCGGAGGTCGGGCACCCGCCGGCGAAGTTCCGCGAGGTGTACGAGGCCGCCGCCGCTCTCGGCCTGCGGCGGGTGGCGCACGCCGGCGAGGAGGGGCCGCCGGAGTACATCACCGAGGCCCTGGACGTGCTCGGCGTCGAGCGGATCGACCACGGGCTGCGCTGCATGGAGGACCCGGCGCTGGTCGAGCGGCTGGTGCGTGACCGGATCCCGCTGACGCTGTGCCCGCTGTCGAACGTCCGGCTGCGAACCGTCGACGTCCTGGCCGACCACCCGCTGCCCGCCATGCTGGAAGCCGGCCTGCTGTGCACGGTCAACTCCGACGACCCGGCCTACTTCGGCGGCTACGCGGGCGACAACTTCGACGCCGTCCGCCAGGCGCTGGGCCTGGGCGAGGAGCGGCTGCGGGAACTGGCCCGCAACTCCTTCGTCGCATCCTTCCTGGAGGACGACGAGGAGCGGCGGGCGCGGTATCTGGCGGAGGTGGAGGCGTACGCGTTCGGATAG
- a CDS encoding IclR family transcriptional regulator translates to MSDTGGVREVKSAARTVDLLELLAARGDRPARLQELADELGVPRSSMYALLRTLIERGWVRTDVTGSLYGIGIHALLTGTSYLDSDPRVRLVRPYLDEASQALGETIHLGRLDGRGVAYLATRESHEYLRTISRVGRRLPAHVGALGKALLAERDDAELPEGPYEALTPNSHTGRESLAADLADVRARGYAIDREEGVLGIVGFGFALRYDSPAQDAISCSVPVARLTPEHEARIVTVMREVRGRIEAAAPGGAGGEPHWR, encoded by the coding sequence ATGTCAGACACAGGGGGCGTCCGTGAGGTGAAGTCGGCCGCGCGCACGGTCGACCTGCTCGAACTGCTCGCCGCGCGCGGCGACCGCCCGGCCCGGTTGCAGGAGCTCGCCGACGAGCTGGGCGTGCCGCGCAGCTCGATGTACGCGCTGCTGCGGACCCTGATCGAGCGCGGCTGGGTGCGCACGGACGTCACCGGCTCCCTCTACGGCATCGGTATCCACGCCCTGCTGACCGGCACCAGCTACCTCGACTCCGACCCGCGCGTGCGCCTGGTCCGGCCGTATCTCGACGAGGCGTCGCAGGCGCTGGGCGAGACGATCCACCTGGGACGTCTGGACGGCCGGGGCGTGGCCTACCTGGCGACCCGCGAGTCGCACGAGTACCTGCGCACCATCAGCCGCGTCGGACGGCGGCTGCCGGCCCATGTGGGCGCGCTGGGCAAGGCGCTGCTGGCCGAACGGGACGACGCCGAGCTGCCCGAGGGGCCGTACGAGGCGCTCACCCCGAACTCGCACACCGGCCGGGAGTCACTGGCGGCGGACCTCGCCGACGTGCGGGCGCGGGGGTACGCGATCGACCGCGAGGAGGGCGTCCTCGGCATCGTCGGCTTCGGCTTCGCCCTGCGCTACGACTCCCCCGCCCAGGACGCCATCAGCTGCTCGGTGCCGGTGGCCCGGCTCACGCCGGAGCACGAGGCGCGGATCGTCACGGTGATGCGGGAGGTCAGGGGCAGGATCGAGGCGGCGGCACCGGGGGGCGCCGGGGGCGAGCCGCACTGGCGTTAG
- a CDS encoding 5-dehydro-4-deoxyglucarate dehydratase has translation MAGGVLSFPLTSFRDDGSLDPDGFRRHVADRIATGPGALFPACGTGEFFSLDEDEYRQVVTIAAEEAAGRLPVVAGTGYGWAQAVRFARVAEEAGADALLVLPHYLVAAPQDGLVAQLEQIAARTRLPLIAYQRGQVTLTAASVRRVAALPTVIGLKDGHSDLDRLQRLTLAAPAGFLFFNGAAIAEIQARAYATVGVPAYSSAVHAFAPEIANAFFTALRDGDEGTVDKLLRDFYVPFVELRDRVPGYGVSLVKAAARLRGHPVGPVRAPLTDPSAADLADLEPLLTAGLDLVGATL, from the coding sequence ATGGCGGGCGGTGTGCTGTCCTTCCCGCTGACCAGCTTCCGCGACGACGGCTCCCTCGACCCGGACGGCTTCCGCCGGCACGTCGCCGACCGGATCGCCACCGGCCCCGGCGCCCTCTTCCCCGCCTGCGGCACCGGCGAGTTCTTCTCGCTCGACGAGGACGAGTACCGGCAGGTCGTCACCATCGCGGCCGAGGAGGCCGCCGGGCGCCTGCCCGTCGTCGCCGGCACCGGCTACGGCTGGGCCCAGGCCGTCCGCTTCGCGCGCGTCGCCGAGGAGGCGGGGGCGGACGCGCTGCTCGTCCTGCCGCACTACCTGGTCGCCGCCCCGCAGGACGGCCTGGTCGCCCAGCTGGAGCAAATCGCGGCCCGCACCCGGCTGCCGCTCATCGCCTACCAGCGGGGCCAGGTCACCCTCACGGCCGCCTCGGTCCGGCGCGTCGCCGCCCTGCCGACCGTCATCGGCCTCAAGGACGGCCACAGCGACCTCGACCGGCTCCAGCGCCTCACCCTCGCCGCGCCCGCGGGCTTCCTGTTCTTCAACGGCGCCGCCATCGCCGAGATCCAGGCCCGCGCCTACGCCACCGTCGGCGTCCCCGCCTACTCCTCCGCCGTCCACGCCTTCGCCCCCGAGATCGCGAACGCCTTCTTCACCGCCCTGCGCGACGGCGACGAGGGCACGGTCGACAAGCTGCTGCGGGACTTCTACGTCCCGTTCGTCGAACTCCGCGACCGGGTGCCCGGATACGGCGTGTCCCTGGTGAAGGCGGCGGCCCGGCTGCGTGGCCACCCGGTGGGTCCCGTGCGCGCCCCGCTCACCGACCCCTCGGCCGCCGACCTGGCCGACCTCGAACCGCTGCTGACCGCCGGACTCGACCTCGTGGGAGCCACCCTGTGA